The following is a genomic window from Moorella sp. Hama-1.
ATCTTCACGCCGGAAGGGCGACTGCAAGCCGGGTTATTGCCACACCAGGGGCCAACCTTGCTCAATATGGCGCCAACCGGGCCGCCCGGGAGGTGGCGGCCACGGCCAGCGTGCCGCAATGGCACCTCTTGGGAACTGATGACGTACTGGGGCATCTGGCCACGCCGCCAGGACAGGGCCTGACCGAAGCCGAAGCCCGGCGCCGGCAAGAGGTCTTTGGTGCCAATGCCCTACCCGATCCTGCAAGAATTTCACCCTGGCAGCTGTTTAAACAACAATTCCAGGACCTCATGGTGCGGGTGCTCATGGCGGCCAGCGGCCTCTCCTTGATATTAGGGCGGGTGCGGGACGCCGTCTTTGCCCTGGGGGTAGTGATCATGAACGCCGTCCTGGGGGTTTGGCAGGAGTTAAAGGCCGCCCGCTCCCTGTCTTCCCTGGGAAAACTGGCGCCGCCCACGGCCCTGGTGACCCGCGCCGGCCGGGAGCAGCGCCTCCCGGCCGGCGCCCTGGTGCCGGGGGACATTATCCACCTCCAGGCCGGCGACCGGGTGCCGGCCGACGCCCGCCTCCTGGAGGCCGTGGATCTGGAGGTAGAGGAGGCTAACCTCACCGGGGAGAGCGTACCGGTAAAAAAACAGGTGGCGCCCCTGGGGGAAGCGGACCTGCCCCTGGGGGAGCGCAGCAACATGGTTTTTATGGGAACCAGTATCACCCGCGGCCGCGGCCGGGCCGTAGTTGTCAGTACAGGCATGGCGACCCAGATGGGCCAGGTGGCCGGGCTGCTGCAGGAGAGGGAATTACAAACCCCCCTCCAGGCGAGCCTGGGGGAACTGGGCCGGGTCCTGGCCTACGGTTGCCTGGCCATTTCCGGGGCGGTCCTCATCGGCGGCCTGCTGTGGGGCCGGGGTCTGATGGCTATGGTCATGACGGCCGCCAGCCTGGCGGTGGCGGCCATTCCCGAGGGTATGCCGGTTATCGTCGCCCTGGCCCTGGCCTTCGGCGTCCAGCGGATGGCCCGGCGGCGGGTAATCGTCCGCCGCCTGCCGGCCCTGGAGACCCTGGGCTGCACCACGGTCATCTGCACCGATAAAACCGGTACCCTGACCAGGAATGAGATGACCGTCCGCACCGTGGCCTGCGGCCGCGAGCTTTGGCAAGCCGGCGGCGAGGGTTACCGGCCGGAGGGCAGCTTTAACCTCCAGGGCCCGGGGACCACGGAAGCGGCAGGGGAGCTGCGGCACTTCCTGACCCTGGCCGCCCTGTGCAGCGATGCCCGCCTGGTATCCCGGGGCCGGGGTGGCCGGATCAAGTGGACGGTGGAGGGCGATCCTACGGAGGGAGCCCTGCTGGTGGCAGCCAGGAAGGCCGGCCTGGATCTGGACGAGCTGCAAAGGAATTACGCCCGTTGCCAGGAGGTCCCCTTCAACTCCGAGGACCGTTGTATGACGGTCCTGACCCGGGACGGGCAGGGCCGCCAGCTCTTGATAACCAAAGGCGCCCCGGAGGTAATTCTGGATCGCTGCGACCGGATGCGCTGGCGGGGCCAGATAGTGCCTCTCACCCCGGCCCGGCGCCGCTTGCTGGAGCAGCGCAGCGAAGAAATGGCCACTCAGGCCCTGCGGGTCCTGGCCGTCGCCTACAACGAGGATGTTGACGCCGGCGCCGGTTCACCCCTCATCTTCAGCGGCCTGGCCGGTATGCTGGACCCGCCGCGGCCGGAGGTCCGCCGGGCTATCGCCCGTTGCCAGGCCGCCGGCATCAAGGTAGTGATGATTACCGGCGACCACCAAGCCACGGCGACGGCTATCGCTAGGGAACTGGGGATCCTGACCCCCGGCGGGGCGGTCCTAACCGGTCAGGAACTGGAGACCCTCACGGATGCCGAGCTGGACCGCTTGGTGCCAGCAATCCAGGTCTTCGCCCGCACCTCGCCTGAGCA
Proteins encoded in this region:
- a CDS encoding cation-translocating P-type ATPase, whose protein sequence is MVVEPPGIYPVHLLPGRVRLHVPGLKGNRAFARQIIARLPRSAGIRQVTANPRSGRVLVYYDPAQIQLARLITILKDFSAAPGNLHAGRATASRVIATPGANLAQYGANRAAREVAATASVPQWHLLGTDDVLGHLATPPGQGLTEAEARRRQEVFGANALPDPARISPWQLFKQQFQDLMVRVLMAASGLSLILGRVRDAVFALGVVIMNAVLGVWQELKAARSLSSLGKLAPPTALVTRAGREQRLPAGALVPGDIIHLQAGDRVPADARLLEAVDLEVEEANLTGESVPVKKQVAPLGEADLPLGERSNMVFMGTSITRGRGRAVVVSTGMATQMGQVAGLLQERELQTPLQASLGELGRVLAYGCLAISGAVLIGGLLWGRGLMAMVMTAASLAVAAIPEGMPVIVALALAFGVQRMARRRVIVRRLPALETLGCTTVICTDKTGTLTRNEMTVRTVACGRELWQAGGEGYRPEGSFNLQGPGTTEAAGELRHFLTLAALCSDARLVSRGRGGRIKWTVEGDPTEGALLVAARKAGLDLDELQRNYARCQEVPFNSEDRCMTVLTRDGQGRQLLITKGAPEVILDRCDRMRWRGQIVPLTPARRRLLEQRSEEMATQALRVLAVAYNEDVDAGAGSPLIFSGLAGMLDPPRPEVRRAIARCQAAGIKVVMITGDHQATATAIARELGILTPGGAVLTGQELETLTDAELDRLVPAIQVFARTSPEHKLRIVRAWQRAGGVVAMTGDGVNDAPAVKAADIGLAMGQNGADVTREAAGLVLTDDNFVTIVTAVEEGRTIYANIRKAIRYLLGTNIGDVVLTATAVLAGLPLPLLPVQLLWLNLVGDSLPALALVKDPPAPGVMRQPPRRVQNDFFAGGFGRQIVTRGVLIGLGSLFLFAWRLFQTGSVVAARSLALAGLLAGQLIHIFDCRLMDGTGTRQGFFSNPYLLGAGAWSVATMWLTFMNPAARSLLHTVPLTGTDWLLAAATAAATGGAAMLMG